Proteins co-encoded in one Chondrinema litorale genomic window:
- a CDS encoding phosphoribosylpyrophosphate synthetase codes for MKESYGTLSETINGLKKEGYILDFNVRNENLVYLKNSVKLSEKDFKIDKVYRFEGESNPDDAAILYAISSPRFGVKGLLINGYGISSDNVYDALISMLKTHSV; via the coding sequence ATGAAAGAATCTTATGGCACATTATCAGAAACAATAAATGGCTTAAAAAAAGAAGGATATATACTTGACTTTAATGTGCGCAATGAAAATTTAGTCTATTTAAAAAACAGTGTTAAATTGTCAGAAAAAGATTTTAAGATTGATAAAGTGTATCGGTTTGAAGGAGAATCGAATCCTGATGATGCAGCAATACTTTATGCCATTTCCTCACCTAGGTTTGGCGTGAAAGGATTGCTTATTAACGGTTATGGTATTTCTTCAGATAATGTATATGATGCATTGATTTCGATGCTAAAAACTCACTCCGTTTGA
- a CDS encoding HPF/RaiA family ribosome-associated protein, translated as MTKQINTDKNLTVHKEYANQLETLLTEKLVRFEDYLTRLEIHLSDENGNKDALNDKKCLLEARLKGRQPIVTSALGNTYDQAIKGAIDKIKVSLDTIIGKLRNH; from the coding sequence ATGACCAAGCAAATTAATACAGATAAAAATTTAACCGTGCATAAAGAATATGCAAACCAACTAGAAACTCTATTGACAGAAAAATTAGTAAGGTTTGAAGATTATTTGACAAGATTAGAGATTCATCTTTCTGATGAGAATGGAAATAAAGATGCTCTGAATGATAAAAAATGCCTGCTGGAAGCAAGATTAAAGGGAAGGCAGCCAATTGTGACATCAGCATTAGGCAATACCTATGATCAAGCAATAAAGGGCGCAATTGATAAGATAAAGGTATCGCTTGATACCATCATAGGAAAGTTGAGAAATCATTAA